In Dictyoglomus sp., one DNA window encodes the following:
- a CDS encoding energy-coupling factor transporter ATPase, with protein MSLIFLDNVSFYYLKNTPLERLALKEISLSINEGERIGIIGETGSGKSTLIQLFNGLLQPTEGKVYLKGKDIREWSMKEICRIIGLVFQYPEHQLFGETVFEEVAFGPRNIGFKEEEIEDTVKKALDVVGLNYEIIKERSPFSLSGGEKRRLAIASILAMDPEVLVLDEPTANLDPRGKRELMQYLNRWTRKNKTLIIVSHDLDEIIPLIKRVIILHKGKIILDGSIDFLFREKQKLIEIGLDLPQILQIIKILEEKGYPVEGYMTLNEIVEIILAYKGYLASWKH; from the coding sequence ATGTCTTTGATTTTTTTAGATAACGTAAGTTTCTATTATTTAAAAAATACTCCTTTAGAAAGATTAGCCTTAAAAGAAATTTCTCTCTCTATTAATGAGGGAGAAAGAATAGGAATTATTGGTGAAACGGGCTCAGGAAAATCTACATTAATACAATTATTTAATGGACTCTTACAACCTACAGAAGGAAAGGTATATTTAAAAGGAAAAGATATAAGAGAATGGTCTATGAAAGAGATATGTAGAATTATAGGCTTAGTTTTTCAATATCCTGAGCATCAACTATTTGGAGAAACTGTTTTTGAAGAAGTTGCTTTTGGTCCAAGAAATATAGGTTTTAAAGAGGAAGAAATAGAAGATACTGTTAAGAAAGCTTTGGATGTTGTTGGTTTAAACTATGAAATAATTAAAGAGAGATCTCCCTTTTCTTTATCTGGTGGAGAAAAAAGGAGATTAGCCATTGCAAGTATTTTAGCTATGGATCCTGAAGTTCTAGTTTTAGATGAACCTACCGCAAACTTAGATCCGCGAGGAAAGAGAGAATTAATGCAATATTTAAACAGGTGGACGAGGAAAAATAAAACTTTGATTATAGTTTCTCATGATTTAGACGAGATTATTCCCTTAATAAAAAGAGTAATAATATTACATAAAGGAAAAATTATTTTAGATGGATCCATTGATTTTCTCTTTAGAGAGAAACAAAAGTTAATTGAAATCGGTTTAGATCTTCCTCAAATTCTTCAGATTATAAAAATTCTAGAGGAAAAAGGCTATCCTGTTGAAGGATATATGACATTAAATGAGATCGTGGAAATAATTCTTGCGTATAAGGGGTACTTGGCATCATGGAAGCATTGA
- a CDS encoding energy-coupling factor transporter transmembrane protein EcfT: MEALKTFPLGQYIPGNSFLHSLDPRAKLISSFWLIILLFLLKLNISYLIFFFFLVSEVLISKIPLKYFIRSLKPLYFLIAFTFTLHLFFGEEGGKVFFRYGIFHITEKGIQMAVFMSTRLIFLVIITSLLTLTTSILELAHGLEDILKPLNYVRFPVHEFSMMMTIALRFVPTLLEETDKIIKAQKSRGAEFGKGSLIEQARKLLPIIIPLFLSAFRRAGELAEAMEARGYRGGKGRTRYKKLTWEMKENLYISFIIIFSVFLLSL; the protein is encoded by the coding sequence ATGGAAGCATTGAAGACCTTTCCATTAGGTCAATATATACCAGGAAACTCTTTTTTACATTCCTTAGATCCCCGAGCTAAATTGATATCGTCCTTTTGGTTAATAATACTTCTTTTTCTTTTAAAGCTAAATATTTCTTACTTAATATTCTTTTTTTTCTTAGTCTCAGAAGTTTTAATCTCTAAAATTCCTTTAAAATATTTTATTCGAAGCTTAAAGCCCTTGTATTTTTTAATAGCGTTTACTTTTACTCTACATCTCTTTTTTGGAGAAGAAGGAGGAAAAGTTTTTTTTAGATATGGAATTTTCCACATAACTGAGAAAGGAATTCAAATGGCTGTGTTCATGTCTACAAGACTTATTTTTTTAGTTATAATTACTTCTCTTTTGACTCTAACTACTTCTATCTTAGAATTAGCGCATGGTTTAGAAGATATTTTAAAACCTCTTAATTATGTCAGATTTCCTGTACATGAATTTTCAATGATGATGACTATTGCTTTAAGATTTGTACCAACTCTTTTAGAGGAAACAGATAAAATAATAAAGGCTCAGAAATCTCGAGGTGCAGAATTTGGAAAAGGAAGTCTTATTGAACAGGCCAGAAAACTGCTACCTATTATTATTCCTCTTTTTCTTAGCGCTTTTAGAAGGGCTGGAGAATTGGCAGAAGCGATGGAAGCACGGGGATATAGAGGGGGAAAGGGTAGAACTCGTTATAAAAAATTAACTTGGGAAATGAAAGAAAATCTTTATATTTCTTTTATAATTATTTTTTCAGTATTTCTATTAAGTCTGTGA
- the truA gene encoding tRNA pseudouridine(38-40) synthase TruA, which yields MYNWKLTIAYLGKNFYGFQKQPGKRTVQGVLEKILRDIFQEDIKVFGAGRTDAGVHALNQIVSFKSLKNWDLDKLRRAISSLLPEDIILKNIERVDESFHARYSAKSKSYIYIIYNCEIPSLFLKDFVWWIKYPLNKEILSTSARLLLGKHNFINFCIQEGNKDTVVEIENCFWKFYGHFLIFYISASHFLWKMVRFLVGGMVELGCGRKKIDEWISYLERKFDRRFSTCAPPQGLYLFDVKYDNL from the coding sequence ATGTACAATTGGAAATTGACTATTGCTTATTTAGGAAAAAACTTTTATGGATTTCAGAAACAACCAGGCAAAAGAACAGTTCAAGGAGTTTTAGAAAAAATATTAAGAGATATTTTCCAGGAGGATATAAAAGTTTTTGGAGCAGGAAGAACTGATGCAGGAGTTCATGCATTGAATCAAATAGTAAGTTTTAAATCTTTGAAAAACTGGGACTTAGATAAGCTAAGACGTGCAATAAGCTCTCTTCTGCCTGAAGATATAATTTTAAAAAACATTGAGAGAGTTGATGAAAGTTTTCATGCAAGATATAGTGCAAAAAGCAAGTCATATATTTATATTATATATAATTGTGAAATTCCTTCATTATTCTTAAAAGATTTTGTCTGGTGGATCAAATATCCTTTAAATAAAGAAATCTTATCTACTTCAGCAAGATTACTTTTAGGGAAACATAATTTTATTAATTTTTGTATACAAGAAGGAAATAAAGACACAGTAGTTGAAATTGAAAATTGTTTCTGGAAATTTTATGGTCATTTTTTAATTTTTTATATTTCTGCTTCTCACTTTTTATGGAAAATGGTAAGATTCTTGGTAGGAGGTATGGTAGAATTAGGATGTGGAAGAAAGAAGATTGATGAATGGATTTCCTACTTAGAAAGAAAATTTGATAGAAGATTTTCTACTTGTGCTCCACCCCAAGGTTTATATCTTTTTGATGTAAAATATGACAATCTATAA
- a CDS encoding DUF3834 domain-containing protein — translation MKKIILILLVILLISNPNLAFSNNLKKIEVLIPLGPSIIPFAPLILESSDFNFTIWRTIDELTIRARDSKYDVIIAPFITLVNLYNKGVNIKYLATFNFSAFYLISNKAKKFEELKGETLYIAQKGSTQDIIFNIFLQQTELKDKINIYYSTPQEITSLYISGKINNALLPEPFVSMCLAKNGRILLDIQQVYRWISKGKYLPITSIAIRRDLNKKDIERIDKLFRDNFKNLNMNPENYIEKSSKILNIEGHIIRSSLKRLAFRYQGYSIKRDLLNFLEYIYEKAPQLIGNIPDENFFKL, via the coding sequence TTGAAAAAAATAATATTGATATTGTTAGTTATTCTATTAATATCAAATCCTAACTTAGCTTTTTCTAATAATCTTAAAAAAATAGAAGTATTAATTCCTTTAGGACCAAGTATTATACCTTTTGCCCCATTAATCTTAGAAAGTTCAGACTTTAACTTTACTATTTGGAGAACCATTGATGAATTAACTATCAGAGCAAGAGATAGTAAATATGATGTAATAATAGCTCCATTTATTACACTTGTTAATTTATATAATAAGGGGGTAAATATTAAATATCTTGCTACTTTTAACTTTTCTGCCTTCTATTTAATTTCTAATAAAGCAAAAAAATTTGAAGAGCTAAAGGGAGAAACCTTGTATATAGCCCAAAAAGGTTCTACTCAAGATATTATCTTCAATATTTTTCTTCAGCAAACAGAATTAAAGGACAAAATAAATATCTACTACTCCACTCCTCAGGAAATAACATCATTATATATTTCTGGAAAAATAAATAATGCTCTATTACCCGAACCCTTTGTATCCATGTGTTTAGCTAAAAATGGAAGGATACTCTTAGATATTCAGCAAGTATACAGATGGATTTCAAAAGGAAAATATCTGCCAATAACCTCTATTGCTATAAGGAGAGATTTAAATAAAAAAGATATAGAAAGAATAGATAAACTATTTAGAGATAATTTTAAGAATCTAAATATGAATCCAGAAAATTATATCGAAAAATCCTCTAAAATTCTCAATATAGAAGGACATATTATAAGATCATCCTTAAAGAGATTAGCTTTTAGATATCAAGGTTATTCTATAAAAAGAGATTTGTTAAACTTTTTAGAGTATATATATGAAAAAGCTCCTCAATTAATAGGAAATATTCCAGATGAGAACTTCTTTAAACTATAA
- a CDS encoding ABC transporter permease subunit encodes MVINSNLILPYPHKVLYKIIDLLKNPYFYQHLIATMFRGIMGLLLALIFGLIFGIVKNSYVHNSIRSIIDLFQSNPLIVWITLALFWFGFGNKTIIFIVFVVLFPNFYLNTYNAIKNIPREYIELFKIYPVCKKKYFFKFLIPYLKPFLLPSFAISIVSSFKISAMAEFFSGEKGIGFLISYAKTFLNVEEVYAYALFLFLLSKSSEFIFQRTGFLRESVKNGFFKIN; translated from the coding sequence ATGGTAATAAATTCAAATCTAATTCTTCCCTATCCTCATAAGGTACTTTATAAAATAATTGACTTATTGAAAAATCCTTACTTTTATCAACATTTAATAGCTACAATGTTTAGAGGGATTATGGGACTTCTTCTAGCTTTAATCTTTGGCCTAATATTCGGAATTGTGAAAAATTCATATGTTCATAATAGCATAAGAAGTATTATCGATTTATTTCAAAGTAATCCCTTAATTGTTTGGATAACTCTTGCTTTATTTTGGTTTGGTTTTGGAAATAAAACTATAATATTTATTGTTTTTGTTGTGCTTTTTCCTAATTTTTACCTAAATACTTATAACGCTATTAAAAATATACCTAGAGAATATATAGAGCTTTTTAAAATATATCCTGTTTGTAAAAAGAAGTATTTTTTTAAATTCTTAATTCCTTATCTGAAGCCTTTTTTATTACCTAGTTTTGCTATATCTATAGTTTCTTCTTTTAAAATATCAGCTATGGCAGAATTTTTTTCGGGAGAAAAGGGAATTGGCTTTCTAATTAGTTATGCAAAGACTTTTCTAAATGTCGAGGAAGTCTATGCTTATGCCCTATTTCTTTTTCTTTTAAGTAAATCTTCTGAATTTATATTTCAAAGAACTGGTTTTTTAAGGGAGAGTGTTAAAAATGGTTTTTTTAAGATTAACTAA
- a CDS encoding ATP-binding cassette domain-containing protein, with protein sequence MVFLRLTNIKKSFNGKKVLNGIFLEINKGERIIIKGPNGSGKTTLLKIIAGIISPDEGRIEFFEKPQISFQFQDPIFLPWLNMEENLKLTAKDINMLEFLTEYFNLKEYLHLYPQELSGGYQQIFSFIRSFTIPHNLLILDEPFKSLDSKIKKKVEEFLKKYLEDKKISLLMVSHQEGIEEKNFFDRIFIIP encoded by the coding sequence ATGGTTTTTTTAAGATTAACTAATATTAAAAAATCTTTCAATGGGAAGAAAGTTTTAAATGGAATCTTTTTAGAGATTAATAAGGGAGAAAGAATCATAATAAAAGGACCTAATGGAAGTGGAAAGACAACTTTATTAAAAATAATTGCTGGAATAATATCTCCTGATGAGGGTAGAATTGAATTTTTTGAGAAACCTCAAATATCTTTCCAATTCCAAGATCCCATATTTTTACCTTGGCTAAATATGGAGGAAAATTTAAAACTAACAGCAAAAGATATAAATATGCTTGAATTTCTTACAGAATATTTCAATCTTAAAGAGTATTTACATTTATATCCTCAAGAACTCTCGGGAGGATATCAGCAAATTTTTTCCTTCATTAGGTCTTTTACCATACCTCATAATCTTCTAATACTAGACGAGCCTTTTAAGTCCTTAGATTCAAAGATTAAAAAAAAGGTAGAAGAATTTTTGAAGAAATATCTTGAGGATAAAAAAATATCCCTCTTGATGGTTAGCCACCAAGAGGGAATTGAAGAGAAAAATTTCTTTGATAGAATTTTTATTATTCCTTAA
- a CDS encoding redox-sensing transcriptional repressor Rex — translation MLKENREYLMFPRATLERLKLYHRLLSEENKEYISSEEVGEKLGIPPEQVRKDLSYLEYKGKPKVGYHVKSLLDELNKLFGLDKNVKVVIIGAGNLGSALTNYPGFANYNIEIVGIFDNDNQKIGKRIGDLVVLPLDYLERVIKRFSVEIGVICVPKESAQKVAELLVNSGVKAIWNFAPTFIKVPNEIIVKNEDISLGLLSLKHMLEVKKTKY, via the coding sequence ATGCTAAAAGAAAACAGAGAATATCTGATGTTTCCTAGAGCAACTCTAGAAAGATTAAAACTTTATCATAGACTTCTTTCAGAAGAAAATAAAGAATACATATCCTCAGAAGAAGTAGGAGAAAAACTTGGCATTCCTCCGGAACAAGTTAGAAAGGATCTCTCTTATCTAGAATATAAAGGAAAACCTAAAGTGGGTTATCATGTAAAAAGCTTACTTGATGAGCTTAATAAACTCTTTGGTCTTGATAAAAACGTAAAAGTAGTAATAATAGGCGCTGGAAACCTAGGTTCTGCTCTTACAAATTATCCGGGTTTTGCTAACTATAATATAGAGATCGTAGGAATATTTGATAATGATAATCAAAAAATTGGAAAAAGAATAGGTGATTTGGTAGTACTACCCTTAGACTACCTTGAAAGAGTTATAAAGAGGTTCAGTGTAGAAATAGGAGTAATATGTGTTCCAAAAGAATCAGCTCAAAAAGTTGCAGAACTTCTTGTAAACAGTGGAGTTAAAGCCATATGGAATTTTGCTCCTACATTTATAAAAGTACCTAATGAGATTATAGTGAAAAATGAAGACATATCTTTAGGGCTTCTAAGTCTGAAACATATGCTTGAGGTAAAAAAAACAAAATATTAA
- a CDS encoding iron hydrogenase small subunit, whose product MKIYVDGKEVIIRDDERNLLEALKNVGIEIPNLCYLSETSIYGACRLCLVEVDGKNIVTSCNLKPYEGIVIRTNTPEIYEIRKGILELLLASHSRDCTTCERNGSCKLQDYAEAFGIRRIRFASLTRDSKIDSTSPVVRDNSKCILCGDCVRVCDEVQGVSAIDVAGRGFTSKVVPSFDHSLSEVECVYCGQCVAYCPTGALSIRNDIDRLYKVLKNKNKIIIGMIAPAVRSAIQEEFKLDGDLFIAGRLNSFLKMIGFSKVFEVPFGADLVAYEEAHEFLERIERGKNIPQFTSCCPAWVKYVEEFYPSYIENLSTVKSPQQALGSIIKEIYVQENGISKEDIFLVSIMPCTAKKFEAEREEHKGVVDLVITTKELAQIIKASGINISLLKPEPFDKPFNLYSQGGLNFGKTGGVLGTVLSVIDNKLKIKSLCEEEIEKGIRLFNMELSNGKKLRAMAIYSLGKAKKIMRDIKEGILEVDIVEVMACSLGCIGGGGQPYPNDSITRLKRAKVLSEIASINPISSPEENPYLMELYNKYLDHPLSHKTHKILHTNYSPKRRVPEKDIEILPLPISEEEKIKVRVCLGTSCYLKGSYKILSELIELVRKEDWANNIEVVGTFCTENCSNAPNILVDDILITEADINKIREMLIEYAKRKQRISDVS is encoded by the coding sequence ATGAAAATATATGTAGACGGAAAAGAAGTGATAATAAGAGATGATGAGAGAAATCTCTTGGAAGCTCTTAAAAATGTAGGTATAGAAATACCTAATCTATGTTATCTATCAGAAACATCAATTTATGGAGCATGTAGATTATGCTTGGTTGAGGTTGACGGAAAAAATATTGTTACATCTTGTAATTTAAAACCATATGAAGGCATAGTTATTAGAACAAATACTCCAGAGATCTATGAGATAAGAAAAGGTATTCTAGAACTTCTACTTGCCTCTCATAGTAGAGACTGTACGACTTGTGAGCGAAATGGAAGCTGTAAATTACAAGATTATGCTGAAGCTTTTGGAATTAGAAGAATAAGATTTGCTTCCTTAACCAGAGATAGTAAAATTGATAGCACATCTCCTGTAGTGAGAGATAACTCCAAATGTATTTTATGTGGAGACTGTGTTAGAGTATGTGATGAGGTACAAGGAGTTTCAGCTATAGATGTAGCAGGAAGAGGTTTCACTTCTAAAGTAGTTCCAAGTTTTGATCATAGTCTTTCTGAAGTAGAGTGTGTATATTGTGGACAGTGTGTAGCTTACTGTCCTACAGGAGCACTTTCTATAAGAAACGATATAGACAGGTTATATAAAGTTTTGAAAAATAAAAATAAAATTATAATAGGAATGATTGCTCCAGCTGTGAGATCTGCCATACAAGAAGAATTTAAACTTGACGGTGATCTCTTTATTGCAGGAAGATTGAACTCTTTCTTGAAAATGATAGGTTTTTCAAAAGTTTTTGAGGTACCTTTTGGAGCAGATTTGGTAGCTTATGAAGAAGCTCATGAATTTCTAGAAAGAATAGAGAGAGGTAAAAACATTCCCCAGTTTACTTCTTGTTGTCCGGCTTGGGTGAAATATGTGGAAGAATTTTATCCTTCTTATATTGAGAATTTATCTACCGTAAAATCTCCACAACAAGCACTAGGAAGTATTATTAAAGAGATATACGTCCAAGAAAATGGTATATCCAAGGAAGATATCTTCCTTGTCTCAATTATGCCATGTACTGCTAAAAAATTCGAGGCTGAGAGAGAAGAACATAAGGGAGTAGTAGATCTTGTCATAACAACAAAAGAACTTGCTCAAATAATTAAAGCAAGTGGTATTAATATATCTCTTCTAAAACCAGAACCTTTCGATAAACCTTTTAATTTGTATTCGCAGGGGGGTTTAAACTTTGGCAAAACAGGTGGAGTTTTGGGAACAGTTTTATCGGTTATTGATAATAAGCTGAAAATTAAATCTCTTTGTGAAGAGGAGATAGAGAAAGGTATAAGGTTATTTAATATGGAACTATCTAACGGTAAGAAGCTAAGAGCTATGGCTATTTATAGCCTTGGAAAGGCAAAGAAGATTATGAGAGATATTAAAGAGGGAATTCTTGAAGTAGATATAGTAGAGGTAATGGCATGTAGTTTAGGATGCATAGGAGGCGGTGGTCAACCATATCCAAATGACAGTATAACAAGATTAAAAAGAGCTAAAGTACTTTCTGAGATAGCTAGTATAAACCCTATAAGTTCACCTGAAGAAAATCCTTATCTTATGGAGTTGTATAATAAGTACTTAGATCATCCATTAAGTCATAAAACTCATAAGATCCTTCATACTAATTACTCTCCAAAAAGAAGAGTACCTGAGAAAGATATAGAGATTTTACCTCTTCCCATTTCAGAAGAGGAAAAAATAAAAGTAAGAGTATGTCTTGGTACATCTTGTTATCTAAAGGGTTCTTATAAGATACTGTCTGAACTTATTGAGCTAGTAAGAAAAGAAGACTGGGCTAATAATATAGAGGTAGTTGGTACTTTTTGTACTGAAAATTGTAGTAATGCTCCAAATATTTTAGTTGATGATATATTAATAACTGAAGCAGATATTAATAAGATAAGGGAGATGTTAATAGAATATGCTAAAAGAAAACAGAGAATATCTGATGTTTCCTAG
- a CDS encoding NADH-quinone oxidoreductase subunit NuoF, protein MKVLKTIDEALQYIEEKKIERKKKLEDINIFVCIGTGCAAKGSVKIYDAFKDLFKETKRAKVYPLEENNNRIKKTGCCGRCSSGPWVIVMPYGYFYCEVRLEDVKEIYEETILKGKAVERLLFVDPATSQRVEKLEDAKFFKAQSFYIMEDIGKCECDSIDDYMGRGGYLSFLKVLVENKPDKVIQIIKDSGLRGRGGAGFPTGIKWEITKNSKGDRKFVVCNGDEGDPGAFMNRTLLERDPHAVLEGMLIGAYTIGANKGYAYIRAEYPVAVEMFRKAIEDAKNLGLIGENILGTSFSFDIEIKEGAGAFVCGEETALLASIEGKRGIPRPRPPYPAQAGLWGCPTLINNVETYANIPKIIRDGAEAYRKRGVPNSPGTKMFSVTGPVKLTGIIEVEFGTTLREIIYDICGGLSDGDELKAVQIGGPSGACLSEALLDLPLDYDSLKTAGAMVGSGGIVVLSKKTCMVEVARFFLDFTKRESCGKCIPCREGLMQAYHILEKFTQAKGSWEDLENLEFLADLIKKASACGLGQTAPNPILSTLRFFKDEYIAHIDGVCPSGMCTAFKKYSINPDLCKGCGLCARSCPKGAILGERGRPYRIEQEKCIKCGACFDKCKFKAIEII, encoded by the coding sequence ATGAAAGTGCTTAAGACAATCGATGAAGCATTACAATATATTGAAGAGAAGAAAATTGAGAGAAAAAAGAAACTGGAGGATATTAACATTTTTGTATGTATAGGTACTGGCTGTGCTGCAAAAGGTTCTGTAAAAATTTACGATGCCTTTAAAGATTTATTTAAGGAAACTAAAAGAGCAAAGGTCTATCCTCTCGAAGAAAACAATAATAGAATCAAGAAAACTGGTTGTTGTGGTAGATGCTCTTCAGGGCCATGGGTAATTGTAATGCCTTACGGATATTTTTATTGTGAAGTAAGGCTTGAAGATGTGAAAGAAATATATGAGGAAACAATATTAAAGGGTAAAGCAGTAGAAAGACTTCTTTTTGTAGATCCTGCTACCTCTCAAAGAGTAGAAAAGTTAGAGGATGCAAAATTTTTTAAAGCTCAATCTTTCTACATAATGGAAGATATTGGAAAGTGTGAATGCGATAGCATTGATGATTATATGGGAAGAGGTGGTTATCTTTCTTTTTTGAAAGTATTAGTAGAGAATAAGCCAGATAAAGTTATTCAGATTATAAAGGACTCAGGACTAAGAGGAAGAGGAGGAGCAGGATTCCCAACTGGTATTAAATGGGAAATAACAAAAAATAGTAAAGGAGATAGAAAATTTGTTGTTTGTAACGGAGATGAGGGTGATCCTGGAGCTTTTATGAATAGAACTCTTCTAGAAAGAGATCCCCATGCAGTTTTAGAAGGAATGCTTATTGGAGCTTACACTATAGGAGCTAATAAAGGTTATGCATATATAAGGGCTGAATATCCTGTGGCCGTAGAAATGTTTAGAAAAGCCATAGAAGATGCAAAGAACTTAGGATTAATAGGAGAAAACATACTTGGTACTTCATTTTCCTTTGATATAGAAATAAAAGAAGGTGCAGGAGCTTTTGTATGTGGAGAAGAAACAGCCCTGCTTGCTTCGATTGAGGGAAAAAGAGGAATTCCAAGACCCCGTCCACCTTATCCTGCTCAGGCAGGACTTTGGGGTTGTCCTACTCTTATTAATAATGTAGAAACCTATGCCAACATTCCTAAAATAATAAGAGACGGCGCAGAAGCTTATAGAAAAAGAGGCGTACCAAATTCTCCCGGAACAAAGATGTTTTCTGTCACTGGTCCTGTGAAACTTACCGGTATTATTGAGGTCGAATTTGGAACAACTCTAAGAGAGATTATATATGATATATGTGGAGGACTTTCCGATGGAGATGAACTTAAAGCAGTTCAAATAGGAGGTCCCTCGGGGGCTTGTTTATCTGAAGCACTTCTTGATCTTCCTTTAGACTATGACTCTCTGAAGACTGCAGGAGCAATGGTAGGTTCTGGAGGAATAGTAGTACTATCTAAAAAGACTTGTATGGTAGAAGTAGCAAGATTTTTTTTGGATTTTACAAAAAGAGAGTCTTGTGGAAAGTGTATTCCTTGTAGAGAGGGTCTTATGCAGGCATATCATATACTTGAAAAGTTTACTCAAGCAAAAGGCTCATGGGAGGATCTTGAAAATTTAGAATTTTTGGCAGATCTAATTAAGAAGGCATCTGCTTGTGGATTAGGACAGACTGCTCCTAATCCTATTTTAAGCACTTTAAGATTCTTTAAAGATGAGTATATAGCTCATATTGATGGTGTATGTCCTAGTGGCATGTGCACTGCTTTTAAGAAATATTCTATTAATCCTGATCTTTGTAAAGGTTGTGGATTGTGTGCTAGATCATGTCCTAAGGGGGCTATATTAGGTGAAAGAGGTAGACCTTATAGAATTGAACAAGAAAAATGTATTAAATGTGGCGCTTGTTTTGATAAATGCAAGTTTAAAGCAATTGAAATTATATAG
- the nuoE gene encoding NADH-quinone oxidoreductase subunit NuoE, with amino-acid sequence MKLKRNFAKVEEILKKHNYRQDNLIKILLDIQKEYRYLPEDVINYIGVALDIPPAKIYGVATFYAQFSLKPKGKYTISVCDGTACHMAGSTSLIESIREELKISPGNVTEDLLFSLDQVGCLGACALAPAMVINEEVYGNLTPEKVKEIIKNLKERERKNESA; translated from the coding sequence GTGAAACTTAAAAGAAATTTTGCCAAAGTAGAAGAAATTTTAAAAAAACATAATTATCGCCAAGATAATCTCATAAAAATTCTTTTAGATATTCAAAAAGAATATCGCTACTTACCAGAAGATGTTATTAATTATATAGGTGTAGCCTTAGATATACCTCCTGCTAAAATATATGGTGTTGCTACTTTCTATGCTCAATTTTCTTTAAAACCTAAAGGTAAATATACTATTTCAGTTTGTGATGGTACAGCATGTCATATGGCAGGATCTACCTCTCTAATTGAATCAATTAGAGAGGAATTGAAAATATCACCAGGAAATGTAACAGAAGATCTTCTTTTTAGTCTCGATCAAGTAGGCTGTCTTGGAGCTTGCGCTCTTGCTCCTGCTATGGTCATAAATGAAGAAGTGTATGGAAATCTTACCCCTGAAAAAGTTAAAGAAATTATAAAAAACTTAAAAGAAAGGGAGAGGAAAAATGAAAGTGCTTAA